A DNA window from Mobula birostris isolate sMobBir1 chromosome 3, sMobBir1.hap1, whole genome shotgun sequence contains the following coding sequences:
- the LOC140194723 gene encoding neurexophilin-1 encodes MQAVYWYTVLLLQSTLYLVICVHGNNPQKSELLKTGSPKNTQKHIWTESSKDLSISRLLSQTLSGKENATAVDLHYETPVPYSDQDIWDWLRNASDQKEPHPRAKRRPIVKTGKFKKMFGWGDFHSNIKTVKLNLLITGKIVDHGNGTFSVYFRHNSTGQGNVSVSLVPPTKIVEFDLAQQTVIDAKDSKTFNCRIEYEKVDKAKKTTLCNYDPSKTCYQEQTQSHVSWLCSKPFKVICIYISFYSTDYKLVQKVCPDYNYHSDTPYFPSG; translated from the coding sequence GTAATATGTGTTCATGGAAATAACCCTCAGAAATCAGAACTTCTAAAAACTGGCAGCCCTAAGAACACACAAAAGCACATATGGACAGAAAGTAGCAAGGATCTGTCTATCAGTCGCCTGCTTTCACAGACATTATCTGGCAAAGAGAATGCTACTGCTGTGGACCTGCACTATGAAACTCCAGTACCTTATTCGGACCAGGATATTTGGGATTGGTTACGAAATGCCTCAGATCAGAAGGAGCCCCACCCTCGTGCTAAGAGACGCcctatagtaaaaacaggaaagtTCAAGAAAATGTTCGGCTGGGGAGACTTTCATTCTAACATCAAAACTGTCAAGCTAAACTTACTCATCACTGGCAAAATAGTggaccatgggaatggtacttTCAGCGTCTACTTCCGCCACAATTCCACTGGCCAGGGGAATGTCTCCGTCAGCCTGGTGCCCCCTACAAAAATTGTGGAATTTGACTTGGCTCAACAGACGGTGATTGATGCCAAAGATTCAAAGACATTTAACTGCCGCATTGAGTACGAGAAAGTAGACAAGGCGAAGAAGACTACACTTTGTAACTATGATCCATCGAAAACTTGTTACCAGGAGCAGACCCAAAGCCACGTGTCATGGCTCTGCTCCAAACCTTTTAAAgtcatatgtatttatatttcatTCTACAGTACAGATTACAAACTAGTGCAGAAGGTGTGTCCCGATTACAATTACCACAGTGACACTCCTTATTTCCCCTCTGGCTGA